In Armatimonadota bacterium, the genomic stretch AGAGTGTGGTAGGCGAGACATTTGAAAAGATCTTCCCACGCGCCAAAGGCAGGATCATAATAGCCGCTTTCGCCTCTAATATCCATCGAATCCAGCAGGTATACAACATTGCCGCCCGCAATGGCAGACGAGTTGCAGTGGTTGGCCGAAGCATGGCTGAAAACTGCAGGATCGCCGAGGAACTGGGCTATCTGATTGTTCCTGAAGATGCGCGTTTGCAACTGAGCGAACTCAATGATCTCAGCCCTGATGAAGTCGTGATTGTGACCACAGGCAGCCAGGGCGAGCCTCTTTCGGCTCTATCGCGCATGGCCAGCGATGAGCACAAGCAGATCAAGATAGACGAGGGAGACACGGTCATAATCAGCGCTACTCCCATTCCGGGCAATGAAGACCTGATCATGCGCACGATCAATCGACTCTTTAAGCATGGCGCGGATGTGGTCTACGAGCCGTTTACGCACGTGCATGTTTCCGGCCATGGCAATCAGGAAGACATTCGTCTTATGCTCAATCTATTGAAGCCGAAGTATATTGTGCCGGTCCATGGCGAGCAAAGGCATTACGCTAAGTTTGTGGATGTGGCGGCTGGGTTAGGCTATTCGAGCGAGCAGGTATTTCGCATGTATCCCGGCGATGTCCTTGAGACTGACGGTGAAAATGCCCAGGTCACTGAAAAAGTGACCGCCGGGACGGTTATGGTTGACGGGCTTGGGGTAGGGGATGTGGAGGATGTGGTCCTTCGCGACCGCAAACATCTTTCGCAGGACGGTGTGCTTATTGCTGTAATGGGTATCGACCAGGGGCGCAAGGAGATTGTCACAGGACCTGATATTCTCTCACGCGGGTTTGTCGGCGAAGATCTGGGCGTCGAGATCACCGAAGAGGCAAAAGGCGTGCTGCTTGCAAAGCTGCAGGATTTGATAGAAGACAACGGCATCGAAGGCCTGGATGATGTCAAAGCGGGCTGCCGTAAAGCGCTCGCGAAGTTTATTTATGAGCGGACTCATCGCAGGCCTATGATTGTGCCGGTTGTGATGGAAGTGTAAAGCTATTCTCCCATAACCTTGACAATCACTCGTTTACGGCGCTGGCCGTCGAACTCGGCATAGAATATCGTCTGCCATGGGCCCAGATCGAGCCTGCCGTCTGTTATAGGGATTATTACCTGGTGGTGCATCAGCAGGTTTTTGAGGTGGGCATGGCCGTTGCTTTCGCCCGTGCGGTGGTGACGATAATCGGGACCTTCGGGTGCAAGCTTTTCCAGCATGTCCATAGCGTCCTGCCAAATGCCGGGTTCATTATCGTTGACCCAAACTCCGGCTGTGATATGCATAGCCGAAACGAGCATCATACCTTCGTGAATGCCGCTCTCTTCCAGCGCCTCCTGACATTGCCCGGTTATATTTATCAGTTCGCGCTTTTTATTTGTAGTGAACCATAGATATTTCGTGTGTGCTGTCATCGTGTGCTCCAAATTTGTGATGATATCATA encodes the following:
- a CDS encoding ribonuclease J, producing MDSQKLQIIPLGGVMEIGKNMTAYQYNDQILIVDAGLMFPDEDMLGVDIVIPDITFLEENAEKVLGIVLTHGHEDHIGALPYVLRRLDVPVWGTPLTLGFVSNKLREHHLDDVARLYEVQSGDTIEIGEFTVEFVRVSHSIPDASGMVIKTPVGTIVQSSDFKFDQTPIDGQLADVSRLAKVGEEGVLAFLCDSTNVEKPGFTPSESVVGETFEKIFPRAKGRIIIAAFASNIHRIQQVYNIAARNGRRVAVVGRSMAENCRIAEELGYLIVPEDARLQLSELNDLSPDEVVIVTTGSQGEPLSALSRMASDEHKQIKIDEGDTVIISATPIPGNEDLIMRTINRLFKHGADVVYEPFTHVHVSGHGNQEDIRLMLNLLKPKYIVPVHGEQRHYAKFVDVAAGLGYSSEQVFRMYPGDVLETDGENAQVTEKVTAGTVMVDGLGVGDVEDVVLRDRKHLSQDGVLIAVMGIDQGRKEIVTGPDILSRGFVGEDLGVEITEEAKGVLLAKLQDLIEDNGIEGLDDVKAGCRKALAKFIYERTHRRPMIVPVVMEV
- a CDS encoding secondary thiamine-phosphate synthase enzyme YjbQ, with product MTAHTKYLWFTTNKKRELINITGQCQEALEESGIHEGMMLVSAMHITAGVWVNDNEPGIWQDAMDMLEKLAPEGPDYRHHRTGESNGHAHLKNLLMHHQVIIPITDGRLDLGPWQTIFYAEFDGQRRKRVIVKVMGE